GAACGAGGAAGCCCGCCCCCGGGCAGGATCTTGTCGAGCCCCGGAATCCCGGTGGCCACCGGCTCCGCGGTCCGATGGGTGAGCGGGGTCGCATCGGGGAACCGCTGCTCGAGGAGCTCGCGAAGAGCGGGGAGCGCGGACATACCCTGAGCATAGCCCGAAGAAAACCCGAACACAAGTAGTGTAGCGGGGACGGGGCACCGCGTAGTAAATCAGTACTCCATATGCCTCATAACGTCCTGATTGAAGCCGAGTTCCTCCTCCGGATATTCCTCGCGGCTGTGTTCTCGGCGGCGCTGGGGTGGGAGCGCGAGCGGGCTGGAAAGGCGGCCGGCTTCCGGACTCACATCGTCGTCGGAGTGACCGCTGCCCTGTTCGTGATCACCGGGATCCTGGCGGTCGAGCAGTACGGCACGACTGCCGGTGTAAACGTGGATCCGACGCGCACGATTCACGCGATCGCCGTAGGCATCGGATTTCTCGGCGCGGGGCTGGTTGTCTTTTCTCCCAGGGATGAGCGGGTGAAGGGGCTGACGACCGCGGCCTCGGTCTGGGGAACCGCCGCTGTCGGGGCCGCAACGGGATACGGCCTGTATCTGGTGGCGAGCGGCACGACGGTGATCCTGCTGATCGTGCTCAACAAGCTGGTCAGTCTCGACGCCTCGATCGACGCGATCGAGGACAGGCGTCACACGGGCGAGTTCAAGACACCGTTAGGAGGCGACGACGACGATTAGCCGCTCGTTCGCTGGCGGGGTATATGCGGGTCGAAACATGTAACTCGCAGACGGAGGTTTCATGAACCAGATCCGTTCGACCGGAAGTGCGCTCCTGTTCGCTGCGTTAATGCTCACGCTCCTCCCGGGTTGCGGCCAACCCACCGCGCCACCGTACGATGCCCTGGTCAGTACGAGGCAACCGATTTTCGGCATTCCAACGGGCTCGGATTCGTTTACACTCCAAGCCAGCGTGACCAACACGCTCGACGAAACCATCACCCTGGATCTGGCCGGTCGGGATCTGCGAAGCCTGGAAAAATGGGTATCCGGATCATGGCGCCTGGCGTATTCCCCGGCATATACAGACCAGGGCAGGGTCCCCGTCCCGGTCGAGCCCGGCGAGACGCGTCAGCTGCAGACATGGCTGAACCTGGTGAAGGCTCCGAACACGTATCCAAGGTTCAAATACGACATTCCGGGGACTTATCGCGGAGTGTATCGCTTTGAACGCGGGGGGAGTTTCATCGAAGCTTATTCCAACCCGTTCGAGCTTCGCTGGGCCAAGTGATTCGATTCACTTACACCCCTCCCGTTTCCTGAAAACCGCGCTCATGTTACGGAGAGAAAGCACCTGGCCCTGACTATCAGCTCCTGCCAAGAGCCAATAGCCAACAGCCAACAGCTACAAAAGGAGGCGTGATCGTCATATGAGGGAATATCGCAGCGGGGACATACGCAACATTGCAGTGGTGGGACACGGAGCGAGCGGGAAGACCACTTTGGTCGACGCGCTCGCTTTCGTTTCCGGGGCCAGCAAGCGGCACGGCTCGGTTCGTGACGGAACCGCGCTGACCGACTTTTCACCCGAGGAAGTCGAGCGCGGCTTCTCCATCTCGCTCGGCTGCGCGCACGCCGAGTGGATGGACACGAAGATCAACCTGCTCGACACGCCGGGCTATCTCGACTTCCAGAGCGACGCCATCGCGGGAATCGCTGCCGCCGACGGCGCGCTCCTGGTCGTGAGCGGCGCCTCCGGCGTCGAGGTCGGCACCGAGCGGATGTTCCGCGAAGCCATCCGCCGCAAGGACCCGGTGCTCGTCGTCGTCTCGATGATGGACAAGGAGCACGCGTCCTTCGAGACCGTGTGGGAAGAGATCAAGAAGCGGCTGGACTCGCGCGTCATTTCCGTGGAAGTCCCGATCGGCGAAGGCGCGGATTTCCACGGC
This Gemmatimonadaceae bacterium DNA region includes the following protein-coding sequences:
- a CDS encoding MgtC/SapB family protein, translating into MPHNVLIEAEFLLRIFLAAVFSAALGWERERAGKAAGFRTHIVVGVTAALFVITGILAVEQYGTTAGVNVDPTRTIHAIAVGIGFLGAGLVVFSPRDERVKGLTTAASVWGTAAVGAATGYGLYLVASGTTVILLIVLNKLVSLDASIDAIEDRRHTGEFKTPLGGDDDD